CTTCGGCCTCGGTAGCCCGGGCGGCATCGTCAACAACTCCACCATCAAGGCCGACTTCCTAGGCTCTCGCGGCAAGGTGAAGGTCGAGGCCGATCAATACGGCAGCTTCCGCACGTCGTTGGATTACAACTACCAACTCAACGACCATATCGCCGTGCGCGTCGCCGGGCTCGCTTCCGACACGCAGTATGAGCAGAAACAGGCCTTCAAGGACGACGATCGCGCCTACGTTTCCGTGACCGGCAAACTGCCCTACGGCTTCACCGTGCGCGGCAGTTTCGAACACGGTGAAATCAACTCCTCCCTGCCCGACTACATGCCGCCCAACGACGGCATCACGCCGTGGATCAACATGGGCAGCCCGACCTGGGACACCCCCTACGCCGCCGCCCAGTTTTTCCGCAGCTCCGGCGACATCGTGCCCGGCATCGGCAACAACCAGTTCGTCACCCTCGCCGCCAACGGCACTTCCAGCGGCTACGTGAGTTTCTACCAGGATCCTTCCAACCCCAACCCCACCTTTGGCGGCACCGCGTTCCTGCGCAGCGGCCGTGGTGCGCCCAACTACTACGCGGGCGTCGGGGGCAACGGCGAGTGGATGCTCATCATGCCGCGCAACGAACTGCAGATCATCACCTCCACCGGCTACTACTCCGACGGCACGCCCGTCGACACCGGCAGCGCCCAGTTCTTCTCCAACGGCAACGTGTCGCTGCAACTCACCGACCGCAGCATCTTTGACTACCGCAAGAACCTCTTCTCCGGCGGCGTCTCCCAGCAGTGGTCCGAGTGGGACACCTACAACGCCTCGCTCGAAGGCAACTGGCTCGACGGCCGCCTCGGCGTCGAGGCCTCCTACTTCAAGCAGGAGATGTTCGCCTTCACCCGCAACCCCCTCCAAGGCAGCTCCCAGCGCACCATCTACATCGATCCGGTCGCTTACCTCATCGGCACCACCGATGGCACCGGCACCGGCCCGCTCCTGCCCAACCCGACCTACGGCCGTCCCGTCATCGGCGGTCTGTGGCAGGGCGGCATGTATAAATGGAACCGCGAGAACGCCCGCTTCACCGGCTTCGCCGAGGTGCGCTTCGACGACTTCATGAACGACGACAGCTGGCTCACCAAGTTGCTCGGCCGCCTCCGCCTCACCGGCCTCTACGAGGAAAGCACCTACTGGAACGAGACCCACTACTCGCGCGATCAAGTGGACCCCTACGATGTCGCCAATGCCCTCGCCGGCGGCATCATCGGCACCGGCGGCGTCAACACCGCGTCTCTGCGCGCCGGTTCCATCTACGCCCTGCCGGTGCACAACGACGCCTTCGACTTCCTCAACGCCAGCTCGCTCAGCGCCCTCTCCGGCGTGCGCATCGGCGGCGGTGCCTGGGGACAACAGCGCGACCGCGTGCCGTCCGTCATGGACTACGTGGGCTGGGATCAAGTGAGCGGCTCCTTCGTCAACTTCTCCTCCCGCGCCTACAACCTGAGCGACAACAACGCCTTCCCCGCCTCCTTCTCCACCTCGCGCGGCATGGTGGACATCGAGTCCAAGGTCCTCGTCGGTCAGTCCTACCTCTGGGACGACACCATCGTGCTCACCGGCACCTGGCGCAACGACGTCCAGGCCTCCAACTCCCTCGGCGCCCCGTCCTGGAGCGTCAACTCCCGCGTCGACGATCCGTATGCAGATTCCTACTACAACGTGCCGCTGCGCCCGCTCGATGAGGACGCCGACGCCGACACCACCTCCTGGAGCATCGTCGTCCACACTCCGGACTTCCTCAAAAAGTTCCTCCCCGAGGGCTGGGACTTCTCCGTCTACAAGAGCCGGGCCGACAACTTCCAGCCGTCCGGTTCCCGTGTGAACATCTTCAACGAGCAGATCGCCCCCGTGACCGGCTCAACCGAAGAAACCGGCTTCATGGTCTCCGCCCTCGACGGCAAGCTCAGCGCCCGCGTCAACTTCTACGAGACCGGCGTGCTCAACAACAGCTACGACATCGGCGGCGTGAGCAACTCCGAGGGCATCCTCCTCGGCCTCATGACCCAGTTGGACAACCCGACCAACATCGCCAATGGCTACACCGCCGACGATGTGCGCAACTACCTGCCCCCGCAGGGCGTGATCGACCTCAACGGCTTCATTCCCAACTGGAACGATCCCGAAGCCTCCACCACCAACCGCGACTCCAACGACAACGGCACCCGCGACTTCACCGCCGAGGGTATGGAGATCGAGATCGCCTACAATCCCACGCCGGACTGGACGATCCTCGTCAACGCCGGTCGCCAGGAGACGGTCACCTCCAACTCCTACCCGAAGCTGCAGGAATACGTGAACGACTTCGTCACCCCGCAATGGGTCGACAGCTCCTTCGCGCAGAACTACGTCATCAACGACACCGGCACCACCCTCGCCGAGCAGGCGTTTAACACCATCGTGCAACCGGTCGTGCGGGCCACCCTGCTCGACGGCATGCCTTCGGTCGAGCAACGTGAATGGCGCTGGGGCCTCAACACCAGCTACCACATCGGCAAAGCCGAAGACGGCATCCTGAAGTGGTTCGGTGACCTCACCGTCGGTGGCGGCATCCGCTGGGAGGACGAGATCGGTATCGGCTTCGAGGTGAACCTCAACGACCTCGGCGAATACGCCCTCGACCCGACCGCCCCGTTCAAAGGCCCGTCGATGACCTTCATCGATGTGTTCGCCCGCATGGAATACCAGCTGGCCCGCGAGCGTAAGCTCACCCTCCAGCTCAACGTGAAGGACCTCACCGACCACGATGAGTTGGTGCCCTTCCTCGCCAACCCTGACGGCAGCGAACTCTACCGTTTCCTCGAAGGCCGCCTCATCTCTGCCTCGGCCACCTTCGAGTTCTGATTCCCCACCAGGGGTAAGGTGCTGGGACTAGCACCTCTCGCAAAACGGGCCGGTTCCCCCACGGGAGCCGGCCTTTTAATTGCCCCGCCAAAAAGCCTACAATCTGCTTTCGAACCATTAAATGTAGGCCGCGAGCTCGCTCGCGCTAACGCCTGCCCCTCGGCCGGATTATTCGTCACAGAGGCCACAGAGGAGACACAGAGTCCACCGAGCCACGCCAACGCGGCGGACCCACTCCACCCTTCGCGTCTCTTCGCGCCCTTAGCGGTTGAAAAAAACCTGCCTCTCGCCTGCCGCTGTAGCCGGGGTCGGTGACCCCGGGTCTCCCTGCCTCTCCGCCTCCCTTCTCTCTGTGCCCCCTCTGTGCACTCTGTGGTCCAAACCACCCTGCCTCACAGCCGCCTCGACCCGCCTTACAGCGACACGAGGTTCGCCAGCAGGCGATAGGCCCCGGGCACGCCGGCCGGGAGTTCGCGGAAGAGCGACAGCCCCGTGTAGACAAACCACCCCTCGCCGTGCGGCGCCACCAACAGGCTGCCCTGCGTCGGCGCTTCACCGGGATCGGCCATGCTCAGCAGAGGCGTATAAGCGTCATCCCAACCGCTCGGGAAATACAAACCGCGCTCCTGCACCCAGCCCGCAAAGTCCGCCGCGGTGATGCGGTTCGGTCCAGCCAGCGCGGGATGCTCCGGCTCGAGCAGAGTGACGACCGCGGTTTCATCGGTCACGCGGTCGCGGCTCAACTGCAGCGGATACGGTCCGACCGCCGCGCCATCGATGCCGCCGTTGGTATTGTATTGCACAATCACGTTGCCGCCCGCCGCCACGAAGTCCCACAGCGCGCCGGCCTGCGTGGCCAGCTCGGGCATCGTATTGAACGCACGGATACCAACCACCACCGCATCGAGTCCGTCGAGTCCGGCGGGGGTGAGGTCCGCCAGCGTGAGCGTGCGCACGTCGTAGCCCATGAGCGTGAGCGCTTCGGCCGTCGTATCGCCGGCCCCCGGCAGATAACCCACGCGCTCACCACGCTTCTGTAGATCAAAGGTCATCGCGGTGAGCGTCGCCACCGGCTGCAACACCTGCACCGGAATGTGTTCGTAGCTCACCACCTGCGGCGCGCGGTCAAAACGACGCCCGTCCACCAGCGCATGCGCGGTCAGGCGCGCCACGGTCGACTCCACCGGGGCCGTCACCGCAAAGGTCGCCGTCGCGCGATCGCCCACCGCCGCCAGCGCGAAGGGCTGGCTGGCCGGCGTCACCGTCCAACCGGCCGGCACGGTCACGCCCAACTCACCCGCCGCTTCGCCACGCGACGCCGTCGCCGTCACCACCACGTCACGGGTTTGCCCCGGCGCGAAGTGTTCGAGGCCACTGGCAAAATCCACCGCCACCGGCGCGATGACCTGCAGGTGATCGCGCAACTCCCCGCGCACCCGATCGCGCGTGACCTGCTCCGGCGCCACCCGCACCGCCAGCGGTTCACCATCGACCGTAAATTCAAACACCGCCGCATACGCCGGATCATTCTCGGGCGTGCCAATGAGGTCGGCGTCGGCCACCTGCGCCATGCCGACCGTGCTAGGCAACTCCAGCCAATACGGATGGGTGAGCGCCGTGGACGCCGGCAGCGTGCGCGTGGCTTCCAGCGTAGTGGCTTCGTTCAAC
This portion of the Actomonas aquatica genome encodes:
- a CDS encoding TonB-dependent receptor plug domain-containing protein, translated to MRPTPLNRWLLAPCALLGATGLLAQATTPSDIDNDDVIVLSPFEVTGTDDVGYQATSTLGGTRVNTSLKDVGASISVLNEELLRDTGATNLEDVLVLTANTEVGGGGGNFSGSQGFGSPIPELQRDNLNGGVTRIRGLAAADLTRDYFITDVPFDAYNTNRVEVQRGANSALFGLGSPGGIVNNSTIKADFLGSRGKVKVEADQYGSFRTSLDYNYQLNDHIAVRVAGLASDTQYEQKQAFKDDDRAYVSVTGKLPYGFTVRGSFEHGEINSSLPDYMPPNDGITPWINMGSPTWDTPYAAAQFFRSSGDIVPGIGNNQFVTLAANGTSSGYVSFYQDPSNPNPTFGGTAFLRSGRGAPNYYAGVGGNGEWMLIMPRNELQIITSTGYYSDGTPVDTGSAQFFSNGNVSLQLTDRSIFDYRKNLFSGGVSQQWSEWDTYNASLEGNWLDGRLGVEASYFKQEMFAFTRNPLQGSSQRTIYIDPVAYLIGTTDGTGTGPLLPNPTYGRPVIGGLWQGGMYKWNRENARFTGFAEVRFDDFMNDDSWLTKLLGRLRLTGLYEESTYWNETHYSRDQVDPYDVANALAGGIIGTGGVNTASLRAGSIYALPVHNDAFDFLNASSLSALSGVRIGGGAWGQQRDRVPSVMDYVGWDQVSGSFVNFSSRAYNLSDNNAFPASFSTSRGMVDIESKVLVGQSYLWDDTIVLTGTWRNDVQASNSLGAPSWSVNSRVDDPYADSYYNVPLRPLDEDADADTTSWSIVVHTPDFLKKFLPEGWDFSVYKSRADNFQPSGSRVNIFNEQIAPVTGSTEETGFMVSALDGKLSARVNFYETGVLNNSYDIGGVSNSEGILLGLMTQLDNPTNIANGYTADDVRNYLPPQGVIDLNGFIPNWNDPEASTTNRDSNDNGTRDFTAEGMEIEIAYNPTPDWTILVNAGRQETVTSNSYPKLQEYVNDFVTPQWVDSSFAQNYVINDTGTTLAEQAFNTIVQPVVRATLLDGMPSVEQREWRWGLNTSYHIGKAEDGILKWFGDLTVGGGIRWEDEIGIGFEVNLNDLGEYALDPTAPFKGPSMTFIDVFARMEYQLARERKLTLQLNVKDLTDHDELVPFLANPDGSELYRFLEGRLISASATFEF
- a CDS encoding PIG-L family deacetylase, whose translation is MSFRSRFSSVALTCLTALVPLNVGLHAELAPPAAGSILREMQRLRETGRVLYLAAHPDDENTRLIAYLANERHYATGYLSLTRGDGGQNLIGPELRDALGVIRTQELLAARRIDGGRQFFSRANDFGYSKSADEALTVWDREQVLADTVRVIRQFRPDVIVTRFSPDMGGTHGHHTASAVMAREAFALAADPEAFAAELGHLPPWQVRRVVWNAWSWGGREWPGALKLDVGGYDPVRGESYGEIAALSRSEHKSQGFGAVGSRGTAEEQFVHLVGDAASADLMDGVSDKWAQWTGGAAIAAQIDATMDDFDARAPGASVPALLVVKRALAALPAEDPLLLEKRAQLDAIIAACLGLYAESTVPAARVVPGETLVLTHEVVWRAAAPVDVVWTGLRYTADGETVAVNRPLTLNEATTLEATRTLPASTALTHPYWLELPSTVGMAQVADADLIGTPENDPAYAAVFEFTVDGEPLAVRVAPEQVTRDRVRGELRDHLQVIAPVAVDFASGLEHFAPGQTRDVVVTATASRGEAAGELGVTVPAGWTVTPASQPFALAAVGDRATATFAVTAPVESTVARLTAHALVDGRRFDRAPQVVSYEHIPVQVLQPVATLTAMTFDLQKRGERVGYLPGAGDTTAEALTLMGYDVRTLTLADLTPAGLDGLDAVVVGIRAFNTMPELATQAGALWDFVAAGGNVIVQYNTNGGIDGAAVGPYPLQLSRDRVTDETAVVTLLEPEHPALAGPNRITAADFAGWVQERGLYFPSGWDDAYTPLLSMADPGEAPTQGSLLVAPHGEGWFVYTGLSLFRELPAGVPGAYRLLANLVSL